The following proteins are encoded in a genomic region of Dyadobacter sp. UC 10:
- a CDS encoding T9SS type A sorting domain-containing protein, producing the protein MKRTFTQLLFAVFLSLLTSHVSIAARPNFAEEPFSCNDGIAYQTINSTANTTSGLHGFDVTTGVKTLIATLPFHVNGLIYNSVDNMLWAFQTGTNNIVRIDKTGGTTSYPIQNLPSGLNPNVGAELPGGYLLLYSINTSDYYVVDVNPSRATYLQLVDPTAGFVVKTGPDYGTAMSSSLTVSDLAFVSKDQLCYGITRDSQIATLDPFTGNVVIGAAVNGLPSSGNYGAIFSDVSGKIYVFHNGMGSFSMVDPATNVASLISTSDPSGNNDGASCANTTLVDLPFTCNDGIAYQTINSIPTSTSALHGFDVATGAKTLIATLPYILNGLIYSSVDNMLWAFRTGTNNVVRIDREGGSISYPIVGLPSGLNVGAELPTGYMLLYNNNGTHYYVVDVDASRPTYLQMVDPTAGFALQTGPVYGTAISTPLSISDIAFVSKDQLCYGITTSGQIATLDPFTGNAVVGATVSGLSGSDSYGAVFSDVSGRIYAFQNSTGSFYLVHPSTNSASLISTSAASGNNDGASCAATSLADLPFTCEDGITYQVAGGSSNSSLYAFDVVTGTRTLIATLPYPVNGLIYNSVDNMLWGYMNGTNSIVRIDREGGVSAHTIANLPSGFNIGTELPNGYMMLSTTNNANYYVVDLDPSRATYLQLVDPTAGFALKTGPDYGTAVSAPLNISDIAFVSSTQLSYGITTDARLASLNPFTGSVVVSETSITGLPGGSYGAVVSDVTGRLYSFQNSTGAHYRINIATNSATLISTSTPSGNNDGASCASTLMENLPFTCNDGTTYQVAAAGGNPSSLYAFNVSSGDRTLIAPMPFTLNGLVYNSADDMLWAYVNTNNSNRIVRIDRDGGVVTHTIANLPSGFNIGVELPNGYMMLTSSTNAYYYVVDIDATRSTYLQLVDPTAGFVLKTGPDYGTAVSTPLNVSDIAFVSSEQLCYGITLDARLASLNPFTGNVVVSETPINGLPNAGYGAVVTDASGNLYAFNNTTGGFYKIDVAGNTANLINTFTPSGSNDGANCSTVTLCDVPYAPVVSQNTVLLICPVVTADLTALVTSTTPPESTLAFYTSATPSDASLVSDPTKATEGTYYAVYSNAGCALSTKITVTGCSLPVTLISFTLTKEESGSRGTALLNWSTTEETNSESFQIERSEDGKSWKQIGTLPAHGESSVLKNYEFIDSAPLKGGNYYRLKMVDRDGTFAYSRIQFGEFAKANDPIYPNPASQNLFFTNYKEIKGVAIYNSIGVKVLNVQTISSAGLNVSNLSQGIYVAVLTLIDGSTQAQKVVIVR; encoded by the coding sequence ATGAAAAGAACATTTACTCAATTACTATTCGCTGTTTTCCTGAGTCTGCTCACATCGCATGTGAGTATCGCTGCAAGACCAAATTTTGCTGAGGAACCGTTTAGCTGTAATGATGGAATTGCCTACCAGACTATCAATTCCACGGCAAATACTACATCAGGACTTCACGGGTTTGATGTTACCACAGGCGTTAAAACCCTGATCGCAACTTTACCTTTTCACGTGAATGGTTTAATATACAATTCTGTGGATAATATGTTATGGGCTTTTCAAACGGGTACTAATAACATTGTAAGGATCGATAAAACAGGAGGGACTACATCGTATCCGATACAAAATCTGCCATCAGGACTGAACCCGAACGTGGGTGCTGAGCTACCTGGTGGCTATTTGCTTTTGTATAGTATCAACACCTCCGATTATTATGTTGTTGATGTTAACCCCAGTCGTGCGACTTACTTGCAACTGGTAGATCCAACTGCGGGATTTGTGGTTAAAACAGGTCCGGACTACGGGACAGCGATGAGTAGTTCGCTCACCGTATCTGATTTAGCCTTTGTATCAAAAGATCAACTTTGTTACGGTATTACACGAGATTCTCAAATTGCAACACTTGATCCTTTCACTGGTAATGTGGTGATTGGGGCCGCAGTTAATGGATTGCCGTCATCTGGTAACTATGGGGCCATATTTAGTGATGTGTCGGGGAAAATATACGTATTTCACAACGGTATGGGATCCTTTTCAATGGTGGATCCTGCAACCAACGTTGCTTCTCTGATTTCAACAAGTGATCCATCAGGTAATAATGACGGAGCAAGTTGTGCCAATACAACGCTGGTCGATCTTCCGTTTACTTGTAACGACGGAATCGCATACCAGACCATCAATTCTATTCCGACCAGTACGTCAGCACTTCACGGCTTCGACGTTGCTACTGGGGCTAAGACCCTGATCGCAACCTTGCCGTATATACTGAATGGTTTGATTTACAGTTCTGTGGACAATATGTTATGGGCTTTCAGAACGGGAACCAATAACGTTGTAAGGATCGACAGAGAAGGTGGATCAATATCATATCCCATTGTCGGCTTGCCGTCAGGACTTAATGTGGGTGCTGAGCTGCCCACTGGCTATATGCTTTTGTATAATAATAACGGTACTCATTACTATGTCGTAGATGTCGATGCCAGTCGTCCGACGTATCTGCAAATGGTGGATCCAACGGCGGGGTTTGCGCTTCAAACGGGTCCGGTTTATGGAACAGCGATCAGTACTCCGCTTTCGATCTCGGATATAGCTTTTGTATCCAAAGATCAACTTTGTTACGGAATTACGACGAGTGGCCAGATTGCCACGCTAGATCCTTTTACCGGGAATGCGGTAGTAGGAGCCACAGTCAGCGGGTTGTCGGGATCGGATAGTTATGGTGCCGTATTTAGTGATGTTTCAGGCAGAATATATGCGTTCCAGAATAGTACAGGCTCTTTTTATCTCGTGCATCCTTCCACCAACTCTGCTTCTCTGATTTCAACGAGTGCTGCGTCAGGTAATAATGATGGTGCAAGTTGCGCTGCTACAAGTCTGGCAGATCTTCCATTTACCTGTGAAGACGGTATTACCTACCAGGTTGCAGGCGGCAGTTCGAACTCTTCACTTTATGCATTTGATGTAGTAACAGGCACTCGTACGTTAATTGCGACATTGCCATATCCTGTAAATGGATTGATATACAATTCAGTGGATAATATGCTGTGGGGCTACATGAATGGCACCAATAGTATTGTCAGGATCGACCGGGAAGGAGGAGTATCTGCACACACAATCGCGAACCTACCGAGTGGGTTTAACATTGGTACGGAGCTTCCCAATGGCTATATGATGCTGTCTACCACTAACAATGCTAATTATTATGTTGTAGATCTTGATCCAAGTCGTGCGACATATCTTCAATTGGTTGATCCGACGGCCGGGTTTGCACTCAAAACAGGTCCGGATTATGGTACTGCAGTAAGCGCCCCGCTTAATATCTCGGATATCGCTTTTGTGTCCAGCACGCAGCTAAGTTATGGTATCACGACGGATGCCAGGTTAGCTTCGCTGAATCCTTTCACCGGTAGTGTCGTGGTTTCAGAAACATCCATAACCGGCTTGCCAGGTGGAAGTTACGGAGCAGTAGTTAGCGATGTTACAGGACGTTTGTATTCCTTCCAAAATAGTACCGGCGCGCATTACAGGATAAATATTGCGACGAACTCGGCCACTTTAATCTCAACGAGTACGCCATCAGGTAATAATGACGGAGCAAGTTGCGCTAGTACGCTTATGGAAAATCTTCCATTCACCTGCAATGACGGCACAACATACCAGGTTGCCGCTGCTGGTGGTAACCCCTCCTCGCTCTACGCATTTAATGTGTCCAGTGGAGATCGCACGCTAATCGCGCCAATGCCGTTTACATTGAATGGTTTGGTTTACAATTCAGCTGATGATATGCTGTGGGCGTACGTCAATACTAATAACTCAAACAGAATTGTGCGGATCGACCGCGACGGAGGTGTAGTTACACATACAATAGCGAATTTACCGAGTGGGTTTAACATTGGTGTTGAGCTTCCTAATGGCTATATGATGCTCACTTCCAGCACGAATGCTTATTATTATGTTGTAGATATTGATGCAACCCGTTCTACCTATCTTCAACTAGTGGATCCCACGGCTGGTTTTGTACTTAAAACGGGCCCCGATTATGGTACCGCAGTGAGTACTCCGCTAAATGTCTCGGATATTGCTTTTGTGTCAAGTGAGCAGCTGTGTTATGGTATTACGCTTGATGCCAGGCTAGCTTCGCTGAATCCCTTTACCGGTAATGTGGTGGTTTCGGAAACACCAATAAATGGATTACCAAATGCAGGCTACGGAGCTGTTGTTACCGATGCCAGCGGAAATTTATATGCTTTCAACAATACCACCGGAGGTTTTTATAAGATAGATGTAGCAGGTAATACAGCTAATCTAATCAACACGTTTACTCCTTCCGGCAGCAATGACGGCGCCAATTGCTCGACAGTGACACTGTGCGATGTTCCATATGCACCGGTCGTATCGCAAAACACTGTCTTATTGATATGCCCTGTCGTCACTGCGGATCTGACTGCGCTTGTAACGAGCACTACCCCACCGGAAAGCACGCTGGCTTTTTACACCAGTGCAACACCTTCCGATGCATCACTGGTGAGTGATCCTACCAAGGCAACTGAAGGAACTTACTATGCAGTTTATAGCAATGCGGGATGTGCATTAAGCACGAAGATCACAGTAACAGGCTGCTCATTGCCTGTAACGCTGATTTCATTCACATTAACAAAGGAAGAGTCCGGATCACGTGGTACTGCACTTTTAAACTGGTCAACGACGGAAGAAACCAATAGCGAATCATTCCAGATCGAACGCAGCGAGGACGGGAAATCATGGAAACAGATTGGTACATTACCTGCTCATGGTGAAAGCAGTGTTTTGAAAAATTATGAGTTTATAGATTCTGCCCCGCTAAAAGGAGGCAATTATTATAGATTGAAAATGGTTGACAGGGACGGCACTTTCGCTTACAGCAGGATCCAGTTTGGTGAGTTTGCAAAAGCAAATGATCCCATTTACCCTAACCCAGCCAGCCAGAACCTTTTCTTTACAAACTATAAAGAGATCAAGGGTGTGGCAATTTATAATTCGATAGGGGTGAAAGTCCTGAATGTCCAAACAATTTCATCCGCAGGACTGAATGTTAGTAATCTTTCCCAGGGAATATATGTCGCTGTACTCACACTGATTGACGGTTCTACCCAAGCACAGAAGGTAGTCATTGTCAGGTAA
- a CDS encoding choice-of-anchor Q domain-containing protein, translated as MRLLFLLTLLLFSKHNAHAIIRYVKPGGSGTQTGASWANASADLQLMINESSDTEVDEIYVAEGTYIPNRPATDLSTINPTNRNNAFTFTKNVRVFGGFPATGDPAFSDRAPGTYKTILSGNIGDAGNRNDNAYHVVITAGTNITQAFVMDGFTISDGVLHFSTPGFYLNDSYIFGPNGAGWHNNRASPTFRNIIITNNTAQSGSFGYGLGFYNDFGNPALLNVVISNNGGSSSVGGGGYTRSGHPVLTNVVVHGNVANSGSAWYNQNSNTTFNNVTIAGNSATDQGAIYVYGGNLTFNNSIVAYNEAVRKPGIYTNNVFPSTLNINYSLVQGEAGGSVDNLDGTVDPKFVNPVSAGAVPTASGDYRLKATSPCINIGNDALLPSGVSTDLDGRQRITAGGVDMGAYEYDATLPVNITRFAAQVSGCNARLTWKAEQEEKMSHYEIETSVNGREFSFSGRVLSLNEPGRIYHFDLMQQKGTQYYRLKAVEAEGTFDYSRILAVSVKCAETPSITLFPNPAASELNIKGGSEGQYIRLVDVSGASSLKQEISGSEMKIDVGHYPPGIYNAMIFSKSGNPLVTLKFAIQ; from the coding sequence ATGCGACTTCTCTTTTTACTTACCCTCCTTCTGTTTTCCAAACACAACGCGCACGCCATTATCCGGTATGTAAAACCGGGTGGCTCGGGCACTCAGACCGGCGCCAGCTGGGCCAATGCATCTGCTGATCTGCAACTGATGATCAATGAGTCTTCGGACACAGAGGTTGACGAGATATACGTTGCAGAAGGAACGTATATTCCTAACCGGCCGGCAACCGACCTGAGTACGATAAATCCGACGAACAGAAACAATGCATTCACCTTCACGAAAAACGTCCGGGTGTTTGGCGGCTTTCCGGCGACGGGTGATCCGGCATTTTCGGATCGGGCACCGGGCACCTATAAAACCATTTTAAGTGGAAATATAGGAGATGCGGGAAACAGGAATGACAATGCCTACCATGTAGTAATCACTGCGGGAACGAACATTACGCAGGCATTTGTCATGGATGGTTTTACAATTTCCGATGGGGTCTTGCATTTTAGTACTCCTGGTTTCTATTTAAATGACAGCTATATCTTTGGGCCGAATGGTGCAGGCTGGCATAATAACAGGGCCAGTCCTACATTTCGGAATATTATAATTACCAATAATACGGCTCAAAGTGGCAGTTTTGGTTATGGACTTGGGTTTTATAATGATTTCGGAAACCCTGCATTGCTCAACGTTGTGATTAGCAATAACGGAGGAAGTTCAAGTGTTGGCGGGGGCGGCTATACCAGATCCGGGCATCCTGTACTTACGAATGTTGTGGTGCATGGCAATGTTGCCAATTCAGGCAGCGCGTGGTATAATCAAAATAGCAATACTACTTTCAACAATGTCACCATTGCCGGAAATTCCGCAACTGATCAGGGAGCGATCTATGTTTACGGCGGGAACCTGACATTCAACAATAGCATTGTTGCGTACAATGAAGCTGTGAGAAAGCCAGGTATATACACCAACAATGTGTTTCCATCAACACTGAACATCAATTACAGCCTGGTCCAGGGAGAGGCGGGCGGTAGTGTCGATAATCTGGACGGGACGGTTGATCCGAAATTTGTAAATCCCGTATCAGCAGGCGCTGTCCCAACTGCTTCGGGTGACTATAGACTGAAAGCGACAAGTCCGTGTATCAATATAGGTAATGACGCATTGTTACCTTCCGGGGTATCCACGGATCTGGATGGCCGGCAGCGCATTACGGCCGGTGGGGTGGATATGGGAGCCTACGAATATGACGCCACATTACCGGTCAACATCACACGATTCGCTGCCCAGGTTTCAGGATGTAATGCGCGGTTGACATGGAAAGCTGAACAAGAAGAAAAAATGAGTCACTATGAAATCGAAACCTCTGTGAACGGCCGTGAATTCAGTTTTTCTGGCAGGGTCCTTTCTTTAAATGAACCGGGACGTATTTATCATTTTGACCTGATGCAACAGAAAGGCACGCAATATTACCGGCTCAAAGCGGTAGAAGCGGAGGGTACATTTGATTATTCACGTATTCTTGCTGTCTCAGTCAAATGTGCTGAAACTCCGTCTATCACGCTATTTCCAAATCCGGCAGCCAGCGAGCTAAACATTAAGGGAGGCTCGGAAGGGCAATACATCCGGCTCGTAGACGTGAGCGGAGCGAGCTCTTTGAAACAAGAAATTTCTGGGAGTGAAATGAAAATAGATGTCGGGCACTATCCCCCAGGGATCTACAATGCCATGATCTTCTCTAAATCCGGGAATCCGTTGGTAACATTAAAGTTTGCCATACAATAG
- a CDS encoding DUF3253 domain-containing protein: protein MQHYEKIATTILSAAIQRGAEKSTCPSEIARMLFPNDWRKHMKDVREVAIDLHNKGIVVITLKGLPVDIKHIKGPVRIKIT from the coding sequence ATGCAGCATTACGAGAAAATAGCAACAACCATCCTGTCAGCCGCCATTCAGCGCGGTGCCGAGAAAAGTACCTGTCCTTCTGAAATTGCACGTATGCTATTTCCAAACGACTGGCGCAAGCATATGAAAGATGTACGCGAAGTAGCAATCGATTTGCATAACAAAGGCATCGTAGTAATAACACTAAAGGGATTGCCTGTTGATATTAAGCACATTAAGGGGCCAGTCCGCATTAAGATTACCTAG